A genome region from Hymenobacter tibetensis includes the following:
- a CDS encoding NAD(P)/FAD-dependent oxidoreductase, which translates to MDTNIPVTSQPRIVIVGCGFAGLRLAKDLAGAPVQVVVIDRNNYHNFQPLLYQVATGALEADSIAYPIRKIFAGQKNFFFRMTSVQNVDTARNVVSTSIGEIRYDHLVLATGSLTNFFGIESIERNAMQIKSIPNALNLRSYLFQNFEKALLKENPEERQALLNVVIVGGGPTGVEIAGSLAEMRKDVLPKDYPELDLRQMEIYLMEAGPSVLGPMSKFAQDKAKRYLDDMNIHVRLNTPVKRFEDCKAYISDTEFIRTENLIWAAGVNGNEVAGLPADAIARNKCIKVNRWNRVEGQTNVYAIGDVASMVTDEMPRGFPMLAPVAIQQAEQLADNFKRLLRGEAPVEFKYFNKGSMAIVGRNQAVVDLPGNKHFSGFLGWLTWLFVHLMTLVGFRNKVVTFIDWAFSYASSDRALRLIIRPYKRSDFKDDKGKATAEQNAQTPQYNPSVPAPDAQVVG; encoded by the coding sequence ATGGATACCAATATACCTGTTACCTCGCAGCCGCGCATCGTTATTGTGGGTTGCGGCTTTGCCGGGCTGCGGCTCGCCAAAGACTTGGCCGGTGCCCCCGTGCAAGTAGTGGTCATTGACCGCAACAACTATCACAACTTCCAGCCCCTGCTCTACCAGGTAGCTACCGGTGCGCTAGAGGCCGATAGCATTGCCTACCCCATCCGGAAAATATTTGCGGGCCAGAAGAATTTCTTTTTCCGCATGACATCCGTGCAAAACGTGGACACGGCTCGCAATGTGGTGTCCACTAGCATCGGGGAAATTCGCTACGACCACCTTGTGCTGGCCACCGGCTCTCTAACCAATTTTTTTGGCATTGAGAGCATCGAGCGGAATGCCATGCAAATCAAAAGCATTCCGAATGCGTTGAATTTGCGCAGCTATCTGTTTCAGAACTTCGAGAAAGCGCTGCTGAAAGAAAACCCTGAGGAGCGGCAAGCCCTCCTCAACGTGGTGATTGTAGGCGGCGGCCCTACTGGCGTCGAAATTGCGGGTTCGCTAGCGGAAATGCGCAAAGACGTATTGCCGAAAGACTATCCAGAACTGGACCTACGCCAGATGGAAATCTACCTGATGGAAGCGGGTCCGTCGGTGCTCGGCCCGATGTCGAAATTCGCGCAAGACAAAGCCAAACGTTACCTCGACGACATGAACATTCATGTGCGCTTGAACACGCCCGTCAAACGGTTCGAGGATTGTAAGGCGTACATCTCCGACACCGAATTTATTCGGACTGAAAACCTGATTTGGGCTGCTGGTGTAAACGGCAACGAAGTAGCTGGTTTGCCCGCCGACGCCATTGCGCGCAACAAGTGCATTAAGGTGAACCGCTGGAACCGGGTGGAAGGCCAAACCAACGTCTACGCCATCGGCGACGTGGCAAGCATGGTTACCGACGAAATGCCCCGGGGCTTCCCGATGCTGGCGCCTGTAGCTATTCAGCAGGCCGAGCAACTAGCTGACAACTTCAAGCGGCTGCTGCGCGGCGAAGCCCCAGTGGAGTTCAAGTACTTCAACAAGGGCAGTATGGCCATTGTGGGCCGCAACCAAGCCGTGGTGGATTTGCCTGGCAATAAGCATTTCAGCGGCTTCCTGGGTTGGCTGACGTGGTTGTTCGTCCACTTGATGACATTGGTTGGCTTCCGCAACAAGGTGGTAACGTTCATCGACTGGGCCTTCAGCTATGCCAGTTCCGACCGAGCCTTGCGCCTTATCATCCGGCCCTACAAACGCTCCGATTTCAAGGACGACAAAGGCAAAGCCACTGCCGAGCAGAACGCGCAAACTCCGCAATACAACCCCTCCGTACCCGCCCCTGACGCGCAGGTAGTAGGATGA
- a CDS encoding PH domain-containing protein, which yields MGLLDGLLGNASESDAQEIQQELTHLLATGERVEKAYAVLRDLLVFTNKRLVLVDKQGVTGKKVEYLSIPYRSVERFSMETTGHFDLESELKIWVRGQTDPISKTFRDDKSIRDVNRALAEYAL from the coding sequence ATGGGACTTCTCGACGGCCTCCTTGGCAATGCTTCTGAAAGCGACGCCCAAGAAATTCAACAAGAGCTAACGCATCTACTTGCCACAGGCGAGCGAGTGGAGAAGGCCTACGCAGTTCTGCGCGACCTGCTAGTGTTCACCAACAAGCGCCTGGTATTGGTAGACAAGCAGGGCGTGACGGGCAAAAAGGTGGAATACCTAAGTATTCCTTACCGCAGTGTGGAGCGGTTCTCGATGGAAACCACCGGCCACTTTGATTTGGAATCGGAGCTAAAGATTTGGGTGCGTGGCCAAACTGACCCTATCAGCAAAACCTTTCGCGACGATAAAAGCATCCGCGACGTGAACCGGGCCCTGGCCGAGTACGCGCTATAG
- a CDS encoding gluconolaconase: MSHSSSFNQTKRFALPRFVRLAALALGIAGLLPGCVDDDGNISFPVAPSRIRVAQAGVSPEGIQYDELNRRFLVSSRTRGRIGAVKDDSTYTQFADDARLISTIGLNLDISRNRLLAAVSDNGANTTRSTPATLRRLAALAIFNARNGSLTRYVDLGALRPGQNHFANDITVDLQGNAYVTDSSSPIIYKVDLQGNASVFLEDPQLSGGTGFGLNGIVFHPSGYLLVAKSNDGTLFKVPINNPGGFSRVTTNQNLVGADGLLLSTPQTLLIVSGSQTTVFRLSSTDNWATSSTTGTFATGPVSPTTITRRGLTDAYVLYPYQATSSFFEIVKARF; encoded by the coding sequence ATGTCCCACTCTTCCTCGTTCAACCAAACCAAGCGGTTTGCCTTGCCTCGTTTCGTTCGTTTAGCAGCTCTAGCGTTGGGTATAGCAGGATTGCTGCCTGGCTGCGTCGACGATGATGGCAATATTTCCTTTCCAGTTGCTCCTTCCCGCATCAGAGTAGCACAGGCGGGCGTGTCGCCTGAGGGCATACAGTACGATGAGCTGAACCGGCGCTTTCTGGTAAGCTCCCGCACCCGTGGCCGTATTGGCGCCGTGAAGGACGACAGCACGTACACCCAGTTTGCCGATGATGCGCGCCTAATTTCCACCATCGGGTTGAACCTCGACATCAGCCGCAACCGGTTGTTAGCAGCCGTGTCAGACAACGGGGCCAACACCACCCGCTCCACGCCCGCTACGTTGCGCCGGTTGGCCGCACTGGCTATTTTCAATGCTCGCAACGGCAGCCTCACCCGGTACGTGGATCTGGGCGCCCTACGGCCTGGCCAAAACCACTTCGCCAACGACATAACCGTTGATTTGCAAGGCAATGCCTACGTAACTGACAGCTCTTCGCCCATCATCTACAAAGTGGATTTGCAGGGCAATGCGTCGGTTTTCTTGGAAGACCCACAGTTAAGCGGAGGTACAGGCTTCGGACTGAACGGCATCGTTTTTCACCCAAGCGGCTACCTGCTAGTAGCGAAATCCAACGACGGCACCTTGTTTAAAGTCCCTATCAACAATCCGGGTGGCTTCTCCCGCGTGACTACCAACCAGAACTTGGTAGGAGCCGACGGGCTGTTGTTGTCCACCCCGCAAACCTTGCTGATTGTATCGGGCAGCCAAACCACCGTCTTCCGCTTGTCTAGCACCGACAACTGGGCCACTTCCAGTACCACCGGCACGTTTGCCACCGGCCCTGTTAGCCCCACTACCATCACGCGCCGCGGCCTAACCGATGCCTACGTATTGTATCCTTATCAGGCTACTTCCTCGTTCTTCGAGATTGTAAAGGCGCGCTTTTAA
- a CDS encoding M1 family metallopeptidase — protein MTKLLLPVASLALLLAGPALAQTTNSGTDKFAQLGTDLPTPNAYRTASGAPGVDYWQQRADYNIRVKLDDNTQSITGSEDITYTNLSPDVLTYLWVQLDQNIMDKTSITTSTQVGQIQDRMSFQALDYLQRSEFDGGFKISEVKMKGGKALPYVINHTMMRVDLPTPLRPRQAVTFSLAWSYNINDQTKITQRSGYEYFPEDKNYLYEIAQFYPRMAVYSDNQGWQHKQFLGNGEFALPFGDYKVSITAPADHVVGATGTLQNASEVLSSRQRQRLAEAVNAKKPVLIVTPMEAEQAEQKRAGGTKTWTYSAKNVRDFAWASSRKFIWDAMGIKQDGVPVMCMSYYPKEGNPLWGKYSTEVVAHTIKTYSKFTIPYAYPVAISVHGPVGGMEYPMICFNGGRPEKDGTYTADRKYGMISVIIHEVGHNFFPMIVNSDERQWTWMDEGLNTFVQFLTEQEWERNYPSRRGEPKNIVDYMRTGKNLQTPIMTNSESVLQFGPNAYAKPATGLNILRETIMGRQLFDYAFKEYARRWAYKHPEPADFFRTMEDASGTDLDWFWRGWFYTTDHSDLALEAVKWYKIDSKNPELENTVKRQQLNSAPQTLSQQRNLQDIKKTLVDDKPELKDFYNNYDPLATTDADKQRYQQVVKALSPEQQKRLSAGLNFYELSLKNVGGLTMPVVVQMTYEDGKQEVVNIPAEIWRKNNAEVTKVFITEKPVVSFVLDPYLETADTDLSNNAWPQKAAPSRFELFEQQQRSQPNPMQQQTSMQQKEQKPGSSTSGGGGGTN, from the coding sequence ATGACTAAACTATTACTGCCAGTTGCCAGTCTGGCGTTGCTGCTGGCTGGGCCGGCACTGGCTCAAACCACTAATTCCGGCACCGATAAGTTTGCCCAGCTCGGCACGGATCTGCCGACGCCCAACGCGTACCGCACGGCTTCTGGCGCGCCTGGCGTCGACTACTGGCAGCAGCGCGCCGACTACAACATCCGCGTTAAGCTCGACGACAACACCCAGTCTATCACGGGCTCCGAGGATATCACCTACACCAACTTGTCTCCTGATGTGCTGACTTACCTGTGGGTGCAACTCGATCAGAACATCATGGACAAAACGTCCATCACCACCTCCACCCAGGTTGGTCAGATTCAGGACCGCATGTCGTTCCAGGCTCTGGACTACTTGCAGCGCAGTGAGTTTGATGGTGGCTTCAAGATTTCGGAAGTGAAGATGAAAGGTGGCAAAGCCTTGCCCTACGTCATCAACCACACCATGATGCGCGTGGACCTGCCCACGCCGCTCCGGCCGCGGCAAGCTGTTACGTTCAGCCTAGCGTGGAGCTACAACATCAACGACCAAACCAAAATCACCCAGCGCAGCGGCTACGAGTATTTTCCCGAGGACAAAAACTACCTCTACGAAATAGCGCAGTTCTACCCGCGCATGGCCGTCTACTCCGACAACCAAGGCTGGCAGCACAAGCAGTTCCTCGGCAACGGCGAATTCGCGCTGCCTTTCGGCGACTACAAGGTGAGCATCACAGCCCCAGCCGACCACGTGGTGGGTGCTACGGGTACGCTCCAAAACGCCTCGGAGGTATTGTCGTCGCGGCAGCGGCAGCGGCTGGCGGAGGCTGTAAATGCCAAAAAGCCAGTGCTGATTGTAACGCCTATGGAGGCCGAGCAAGCTGAGCAGAAGCGCGCTGGCGGCACCAAGACCTGGACCTACAGCGCCAAAAACGTACGCGACTTTGCCTGGGCTTCGTCCCGGAAGTTCATCTGGGATGCCATGGGCATCAAGCAGGATGGCGTGCCGGTGATGTGCATGAGCTATTACCCCAAGGAGGGCAACCCACTGTGGGGCAAGTACTCAACCGAAGTGGTAGCACATACCATCAAGACCTACTCGAAATTCACGATTCCGTACGCCTACCCCGTGGCTATTTCGGTGCACGGCCCCGTAGGTGGCATGGAGTACCCGATGATCTGCTTCAACGGTGGCCGCCCCGAGAAGGACGGCACTTACACCGCCGACCGGAAATACGGGATGATTTCGGTGATTATTCACGAAGTAGGGCACAACTTCTTCCCGATGATTGTGAACTCCGACGAGCGGCAGTGGACTTGGATGGACGAGGGCCTCAACACCTTTGTGCAGTTCCTTACCGAGCAAGAATGGGAGCGGAACTACCCGTCGCGCCGCGGTGAGCCCAAGAATATTGTGGACTACATGCGCACTGGCAAGAACCTGCAAACCCCGATTATGACCAACTCGGAGTCGGTGCTGCAGTTTGGGCCGAACGCCTACGCCAAGCCTGCTACTGGCCTCAACATCCTGCGCGAAACTATCATGGGTCGGCAGCTCTTCGACTACGCGTTCAAAGAGTATGCCCGCCGCTGGGCCTACAAGCACCCCGAGCCCGCCGACTTCTTCCGCACCATGGAAGACGCCTCCGGCACCGACCTCGACTGGTTCTGGCGCGGCTGGTTCTACACCACCGACCACTCCGATCTGGCACTGGAAGCCGTGAAGTGGTACAAGATAGACTCCAAGAACCCCGAGCTAGAAAACACCGTCAAGCGCCAGCAGCTCAACAGCGCCCCGCAGACACTCTCGCAGCAGCGCAACCTCCAAGACATCAAAAAGACCTTGGTAGATGATAAGCCCGAGCTAAAAGACTTCTACAACAACTACGACCCCCTGGCCACCACCGATGCCGACAAGCAGCGGTACCAGCAGGTTGTGAAAGCCCTCTCGCCCGAGCAGCAAAAGCGTCTCAGCGCTGGCTTGAACTTCTATGAGTTGAGTTTGAAAAACGTAGGCGGCCTTACCATGCCGGTTGTCGTGCAGATGACCTACGAGGATGGCAAGCAGGAAGTGGTAAACATTCCGGCCGAAATCTGGCGCAAGAACAACGCCGAGGTAACCAAGGTCTTCATCACCGAAAAGCCGGTGGTAAGCTTCGTGCTGGACCCCTACCTGGAAACCGCCGACACCGACTTGAGCAACAACGCTTGGCCCCAAAAAGCCGCGCCGTCGCGCTTCGAGCTGTTCGAGCAGCAACAGCGCAGCCAACCCAACCCCATGCAACAACAGACTTCCATGCAGCAGAAAGAGCAGAAGCCTGGCAGCAGTACCAGTGGTGGCGGTGGCGGAACCAACTAG
- a CDS encoding HupE/UreJ family protein: protein MSVFQTYLQLGFYHIFNLRAHDHIVFLLALCAPYVLRDWRRVVALVTSFTIGHSLTLALATMGVVQYSPKLIELLIPVTILLTCLLNTTEMGRTGERLPTRRRPDPIVLAWPNLVAAVFGLIHGLGFSSYLRELLGRQSRPVLELLAFNVGVELGQLLIVGVILLVGFVLLRIFGAARRDWLLFVTGAAAGIATVLLLEQLMS from the coding sequence ATGTCGGTATTTCAAACCTACCTCCAACTCGGCTTCTACCACATCTTCAACCTGCGGGCCCACGACCATATCGTGTTCCTGCTGGCGCTGTGCGCACCCTATGTACTGCGCGACTGGCGGCGGGTGGTGGCCCTAGTAACGAGTTTTACCATTGGCCACTCGCTCACGCTGGCGCTGGCCACTATGGGCGTTGTGCAGTACAGCCCCAAACTGATTGAGCTATTGATTCCGGTAACCATTCTGCTGACTTGTTTGCTCAACACCACAGAAATGGGCCGTACGGGCGAAAGGCTGCCTACCCGCCGACGGCCAGATCCTATAGTCCTCGCTTGGCCCAACTTAGTAGCAGCCGTGTTTGGGCTGATCCATGGGTTAGGTTTTTCCAGCTATCTACGTGAGTTGCTGGGCCGGCAGAGTCGGCCAGTGCTAGAACTTTTGGCGTTTAATGTGGGGGTTGAACTAGGGCAATTGCTTATTGTGGGCGTCATTCTACTGGTCGGCTTTGTTCTGCTGCGCATTTTCGGCGCGGCCCGCCGCGACTGGCTGCTGTTCGTAACTGGCGCCGCTGCTGGCATTGCCACGGTACTGCTGCTAGAGCAGTTGATGTCTTGA
- a CDS encoding carboxypeptidase-like regulatory domain-containing protein, protein MIVRSCFSLALCVLLLIGLAPTAARAQGQARVVQFTGIVATGDSLIGVPGATVFIPQAGRGTATNAYGYFSLPVLTGDSIVIRSLGYRNQYVVIPPDYQRQSYSVLLNLREDATVLPEVRVFPYATEKAFKEAFLALRLPKERGSSAAENLNQDILRRIFNNAPVTSMGNYRQTMQMQQLDQQRRMGMGPSLQSNNPLLNPFSWLQLIKQVKDGEFKKKEGEDY, encoded by the coding sequence GTGATAGTTCGATCTTGTTTTTCGCTGGCACTTTGCGTGTTGCTGCTGATAGGGCTAGCGCCTACGGCGGCACGAGCACAAGGACAAGCGCGCGTGGTGCAGTTCACGGGTATCGTGGCCACCGGCGACTCCCTGATTGGGGTGCCCGGCGCTACGGTGTTTATCCCACAGGCGGGCCGCGGTACTGCCACCAACGCCTACGGCTACTTCTCGCTGCCCGTACTCACCGGCGATAGTATTGTAATTCGCAGCTTAGGCTACCGCAATCAATACGTGGTTATTCCGCCCGACTACCAGCGCCAGAGCTATTCGGTGCTGTTGAATCTGCGCGAAGATGCTACCGTTCTGCCCGAAGTGCGCGTTTTCCCTTATGCCACCGAAAAAGCGTTCAAAGAAGCTTTCTTGGCCTTGCGCCTGCCTAAAGAGCGGGGTTCCAGCGCCGCCGAGAACCTCAACCAAGACATTTTGCGGCGCATTTTCAACAATGCGCCTGTGACTAGCATGGGCAACTACCGCCAGACCATGCAGATGCAGCAGCTCGACCAACAGCGCCGCATGGGCATGGGCCCTTCGCTCCAAAGCAACAACCCGCTTCTGAACCCATTCAGCTGGTTGCAGCTCATCAAGCAAGTGAAAGACGGAGAATTCAAGAAGAAAGAAGGCGAGGACTATTAA
- a CDS encoding ArsR/SmtB family transcription factor, with translation MRLKHFSVAFGQQLFKAFGDESRVRILHLLWRNQEMCISDLEQVLDFTQTKTSRQLLYLKNAGLVNFRRLDNWIFYSIQGEGTELVQQLLSYMERDPQLVRDQQIYQTLWSNRELAAYKLQNRRWTGVAPEQ, from the coding sequence ATGCGCCTCAAACACTTCAGCGTTGCATTTGGCCAGCAACTATTTAAAGCTTTCGGCGACGAGAGCCGGGTGCGCATTCTGCACCTGCTGTGGCGCAATCAGGAAATGTGCATCTCCGACCTGGAACAGGTCCTCGACTTCACGCAAACCAAAACGTCGCGCCAATTATTATATCTGAAAAATGCAGGATTAGTGAATTTCCGGCGCCTCGACAATTGGATATTTTACTCGATTCAGGGCGAAGGCACTGAACTGGTGCAACAGCTGTTAAGCTACATGGAGCGTGACCCGCAGCTTGTGCGCGACCAGCAGATTTACCAAACACTCTGGTCGAACCGAGAACTCGCCGCGTATAAGCTGCAAAACCGCCGCTGGACTGGTGTAGCACCAGAACAGTAA